The segment TGCCCTTTTCCGCGGCGGCGAGGCCGTCGGCGATCTTCTTCGAACGTTCGTCGAGGGCGTTGATCAACGGCGGCCACACGAACTTCATCGTGAACCACGCGAGGACCAGGAACACGACCATTTGCGCAAACAGAGTTGCGTTGAGATTCACGGTGTTTCCTTATCTGCTATTCCGGAAAAATGAAACGGTAAGGCGCTCATCGAGTTGCATTCGATCAGCGCCCCAAGTCTCCGTTCCGCCCTGCGCCGGCTTGCGCCGGACGCATATTTCCGAGGAACCTTAGCCTGCGACGAGCTTCGACAGGAGCGGGTTCGCGAACGCGAACAGCATTGCGACACCCACGCCGATCAGGAATGCAGCGTCGATCAGGCCAGCCAGCAGGAACATCTTCGTTTGCAGCGGGTTGATGAGTTCCGGCTGACGTGCGCAGGCTTCGATGTACTTGCCACCCATCAGCGCGATACCGATACAGGCGCCGATTGCACCCAGGCCGATGATGATGCCGATACCGATGGCGGTCAGACCCTGGATGTTGGCGATGTAAGCTTGCATGATCACTCCTTTGTGAAAAGACTTGGAACTGAGATTTAAAAAACTAAAACGAAGACTCTTTCTTGCACGCCGCGCTTAGTGCTTGTCGTGCGCCTGGCCGAGATACACCAGCGTCAGCATCATGAAAATGAATGCCTGCAACAGAACAATCAGGATGTGGAAGATTGCCCAGACGCTACCCGCGATCACGTGACCAACGAAGCCGAGGAACGTTGCGTCGCCACCGAAGCTCCACATGCTGCCGAGCAGGGCGATCAACAGGAACAACAGCTCACCCGCGTACATGTTGCCGAACAGCCGCATACCGAGGGAGACGGTCTTCGCGAGGTATTCGACGATGTTGAGCGCGAGGTTCGGGATCCACAGCAGCGGGTGGGCGCCGAACGGGGCCGACAGCAGCTCATGCACAAAGCCGCCCGCGCCCTTGATCTTGATGCTGTAGTAGATCATCAGGACGAACACGCCGAGCGCGATGCCGAGCGTGCCGTTCAGGTCGGCCGTCGGGACGATGCGATGGTGGGAAATCATGTCCGACAGACCGAGCAGGCCGATCACGCGGCCCGGCAGGTCGACCGGGAGGAAGTCGAGGGAGTTCATCAGCGCGACCCACACGAACACCGTGAGGGCGAGCGGAGCGATGAAGGTACGATTGCCGTGGACGATGGCCTTCGACTGGTCTTCGACCATTTCGACGAGCATCTCGATGGCGCACTGGAAACGGCCCGGCACGCCCGACGTCGCCTTGCGGGCGGCCAGACGCAGCACGAGGATCGTCACGATGCCGCAGACGATCGACCAGAACAGCGTGTCGAGATTCCAGACGTGGATGTCGAAAATCGACGTCTGATGCGAGGTGGAGAAATTCTGCAAGTGGTGCGCAATGTACTCGGACGGATCCGGACCGCGCGTGCCTTCGCTAGCTGCCATATCGTTAATGCCACCCAAATTGTCGAAAATCGTTTTGCCTGTTCCGCAACACGCTATTGCGGGAACGGGCCGGTGCGGTTCGTTGTCGAAACCGCACGCTGCTTGTTGCTTACCGCCAGGCCAGCGCGATCCAGTACGTCTTCAGCACGACGAGGTACGTGAGGAGGAACGGCACCCAGTGCACGCCGGCCCAGCCGAACGCCACTGCTGCGAACATCCCGATCGTCAGGCCGAGCTTCAGGGCTTCGCCCATCACCCAGCTCATCACGGTGGCCGAGCCACCTGCCTTCAGTCGTGCCACGAACAACGCACTTGGCACCCAGCCAATCGCTCCGCCCAGAAACGCGGATTGCGCAGCGGCGCCCGGCGACTTCGAAAACAGCCACCACGCCAGCGTTGCAACCAGGGACAAGGCCACTTGCGCGAACACCACCTTGTAGGGGGTCACGCGCGAGGGCTTGCTCACGTCCGGACCGAACAGCCTCTCGGCCTCAGCCCGTGTGAGCGGAACGATGTTGTTATCTTGCTGCTCGACATCCCAGTCATCGTCGAATTCGCGCCGCTCGCCGGCCGCTGAAGCGGTGCGTTGCGTGCGCTGATCGTCGTGCCTGTCGTCCGGCGCCTGACCCGCCATCGCAATCTTCCGCAAAATCCTTGAACCCGGCCCCAAGCTTTCTGAAAGCTTTCAGGGGTGCCTAGCTAACAAATCCGGGCGATTGTAAGCGATAGTTGCAAGTGATTCAAGGCTTTAGACGCGACAAAAACCTGCATAAAACGACGCCTCATCATGTGAAAAAACACCCGATTCGACGACGTACGATGACAGTTGTAAGGTCGGTTTTTGGCACCGGTATTTCTTGCCCGAAAAATGTCCGGTGACGGTGGATGGCTTGGAAACGAAGCCCGACGCGGGCTCGAACGGAGCGGCACGATCGCCGCCGAAAATTCGCTGTGATGCAGTCACCTGGAACAGTTCGACGCGACGCCCCGGAACAAGCGAAACGCCGAGACCGGTCGGCCGCGCCCGATGCGCGAAATTCGATCGGATGCTCGCGCATCGAATCATCCAATCAGTTGTCGCATCACCACAGACGATCGACTGTGGATCGCCACACTTATCAACAGCCCCGCACCATCGCGAACGCTGTGCGCCCTCCCCGCCACTCGAACGGTGCGCCTGTGCCACACGCACCCGCATCGCTCAACCGTGCACGAGCAGCCACGCGCCGAGTGCTGCGCTCACGAGCGCGAACGGAATCGAGACCAGGTGGAACGGCAGCCACATGCGCGGCTCCTTCGCGAGACGCACCGCGATCAGGTTCGCGAGCGAACCGATCGCGAAGCCGAAGCCGCCGACCGATACGCCGAACGCGAGCGCGCGCCAGTCGTGTGTGAATTCCGACAGCAGGATCGCGGCCGGCACGTTGCTGATCCCCTGCGACAGGACGGCGCCGGCCGAAAATACGCGCAGCGGCGAATCGAGATGCGCGCGCGCGATCGCGTCGTGCACGACGGGCAGCGCAGCCGCGCTGCGCAACACCACGAACATCAGCACGAAGATCAGCAGCAGCAGCCAGTCGATCTTCAGGACTGCGTCACGTTTTACGACGAACAGCACGATCGAGACAGCAACCAGGCCGGGCAGCGGATGGTGCGCATCGGCGAGCAGCACGAATGCCGCGAACAGCACCGCTGCAATCAGTGCGTGCATGCGCTGCACGGGAAATGCGACGACGTCGCCGGACAGGTCGAGCGGTTTCGCGCGAAACGCGCACGCGGTCAGCGCGAGCAACAGCGCCATCAGCGCGAGCGCAAGCGGCCCGAGCGTGACCACGAAGCGGCCGAACGACACACCGCTCAATTGCCACAGGAAAAGATTCTGGGGATTGCCGAGCGGCGTCGCGACGGACCCCGCGTTGACTGCCAATGCAACGACGATCACGAGCCGCCGGAACGGCAGCGGCGTCAGCGCTCGCAGCGACACCATCAACGGCACGACGACGAACAGCGCGACGTCGTTGGTCAGCCACATCGACAGCGCCGCGGCGAACACGACGAGCAGCATCGCGAGCCCGCGTTCGGAATGCACATGATGCACGATGCGGTGCGCGAGCCACATCAGACAGCCGGACAACTCGAGTGCCTTGGTCAGCATCAGCAGGCCCGCGAGCGTCGCGACCGTCTGCCAGTCGACACGACCGGCGAGTACGGAAAATGGTTGCGGACGCACCCATAGCAGCACGATCAGGCCAAGCGCAAGCACCGAAAGTACAGGTTCCTGCGCAAGCCATCCGAGCCACCGGCGCGGCGCCGGTGCGCCCGTCTCCTCGATCATCCGCTCGTTACTCTTCGGTCGCTACGTTGCCGCGCAGCCGCACAAGAATGCCCTCGAGTGCATCGAGGTTGCCGAAGTCGATCATCACCTGCCCTCGCCCGCGGCGGCCGAGCTTGATCTTCACCGTCGACGCGAGCAGGTCGGACAACTCCTCCTCGAGACGGCGCGTGTCGCGGCCGCCGTCGTCCTTTGCGCGCGCCTTCACGGCCGGCGCTTCCTTCGTCGTGTGCGCAACAAGCTTTTCGGTCTCGCGCACCGACATGCGCTTGTTGACGACCTGATGGGCGAGCGTGATCTGCGTGGCCGCGTCGACGGCGAGCAGCGCGCGCGCGTGCCCCATGTCGAGATCGCCGGCCAACAGCATCGTCTGCACCGGCGATGCGAGGTTCAGCAGGCGCAGCAGGTTCGACACCGCACTGCGCGAACGGCCGACCGATTCGGCCGCCTGTTCGTGCGTGAAACCGAACTCGTCGAGCAGGCGCTGGATGCCATGCGCCTCTTCAAGCGGGTTCAGATCCTCGCGCTGGATGTTCTCGATCAGCGCCATCGCGGCGGCAGCCTGATCGGACACATCCTTCACGAGCACCGGCACTTCGTCGAGGCCGGCCAGGCGCGCCGCGCGGAAACGCCGCTCGCCCGCGATGATCTCGTATTTGTCTGATGAAATAGGCCGTACCAGGATCGGCTGCATCACGCCCTGCGCGCGGATGCTCGCCGCGAGCTCCTGCAGGCTGCCTTCGTCCATCCGCGTCCGCGGCTGGTACTTGCCGGCCTGCAGCTTGCCAAGCGCGAGCGTGTTCGGCGCCCCTTCGATCTTCACCGCTTCGGTGATATCGGCGCTGCCGCCGAGCAGCGCTTCGAGGCCACGTCCCAAGCCCTTCTTCTTTGGTACCGCACTCATGTCTTTCTTCCTCGCTTCGCTCATGTCCGGATCACGACACCTCGAACGCGCGGACGCGTTCGATCATCTCGGCACCGAACTGGAGATACGCTTGCGCACCGCGCGAGCTGCGGTCGAACACGACGCCCGGCAGCCCGTAACTCGGCGCTTCCGCCAGGCGCACGTTACGCGGAATCACCACGTCGAACACCTTGTCGCCGAAGTGCGCTTTCAGTTGATCGGAAACTTGCTGCTGCAGCGTGATGCGCGGATCGAACATCACGCGCAGCAAGCCGATGATCTTCAGGTCGCGGTTCATGTTCGCGTGAACCTGCTTGATCGTATTGACGAGGTCCGACAACCCCTCCAGGGCGAAGTACTCGCATTGCATCGGGATCACGACGCCATGCGCCGCGCACAGCCCGTTCAGCGTCAGCAGCGACAGCGTCGGCGGGCAATCGATCAGCACGAAGTCGTAGTCGTCGGCCACGTGCTCGAGCGCGGCCTTCAGCCGGCGCTCGCGGTTGTCGATGCTGATCAGTTCGATCTCGGCACCGGACAGCTCGCGGTTCGCGGGCAGCACGTCGTAGGTGACGCCTTCCGGACGCACGCGTGCGTCGGTCACCGACACGCCGTCGACCAGCACCTCGTACACGGTCGCTTCGCACGCGGCCTTGTCGATCCCGCTGCCCATCGTCGCGTTGCCCTGCGGGTCGAGATCGATCAACAGGACTCGTTGCTCCTGCGCGGCAAGACTTGCGGCGAGATTGACCGATGTCGTCGTCTTGCCGACGCCCCCCTTCTGGTTCGCAACGCAGAAGATCTTTGCCATCGTTGGTGTGTTCCCTTTACCTTCAAACAAACGGCGCAACCGCGCGCCTTCAATTCGCCTCGTCGACGGCCACTTCGATCAGATGCCTTTCGGCATCGAGCATCGGCACCGCCAGCCGCATCGTCTGCTTCACGCGGCTGCCTTCCGGCAACCGTGCAATCTCGTCATCCGGATGTACGCCCTTCATTGCCCAGATCGATCCGCCCGGCGCGACCAGATGTCGAGCAAGTTTAACGAAGTCGGACAGATCAGCGAAGGCGCGGGATACGATCATGTCGAATTTTTCCGGCACTTCGACGCCCGGCTGCAGCGATTCAACCCGGCCGGTGACCACCGACAGGTTCGCGAGCTTCAGCTCCGCGCGCATCTGCGTCTGGAATGCAGACTTCTTCTGCACGATATCGTTCAGCGTGACGTGCCAATCCGGCTCGACGATCGCCAGCACGATACCGGGCAACCCGCCGCCCGAGCCGACGTCGAGCACACGGGCCGACGCGCGGCCACGCAGATGCGGGACGATGGAAAGCGAATCGAGAATGTGCTGAATCAGCATCTGCTTCGGGTCGCGGATCGCGGTCAGGTTGTAGACCGCGTTCCACTTGCCGAGCAGCGCGACATAGTCGAGCAACTGGTTGCGTTGTGCATCCGTCAGCGCGAGGTCGAGCGCCATCGTGCCGTCGACGAGCATCCGTTCCAGTACGTCCCGATTAACCGCCGGCGCGCGACGCGCCGTCATTGTTGCGTCGGGACGGCGCCGTCCCCCTGCTCCGCTGCCTCTGCGGCAGTGCCATTACGGCGGCCCAGACCGCGGCGCTTCAGGTGCACCATCAGCAGCGAGATCGCTGCCGGCGTGATGCCCGAAATGCGTGATGCCTGCCCGATCGTTTCCGGCCGGAACTCGTTGAGCTTCTGGCTCACCTCGAACGACAGGCCGCGAACTTCGCGGTAATCGATACCGTCCGGCAAACGCGTGTTCTCGTTCGCGTCGTTGCGTTCGATCTCGGATGCCTGGCGCTCGATATAGCCCTGATACTTGATGCCGATCTCGACCTGCTCCTTGATCTGCTCGAGCAGCACCGGATCGTCGGCCAGCGGCTCGGCCGGGCCGCATTCGCCGCCTTTCAGGCCGCACACGCCGTCATAGCTGACGCCCGGACGGCGCAGCAGCTCGGCGAGGCTGTATTCGTGATCGATCGCCTTGCCGAGCAGCGCGGTCGCCTCTTCCGGCGGCAGCGTCTTCGGCGTGACCCACGTCGACTTCAGGCGTTCGGTTTCACGTGAAACAGCGTCGCGTTTCCGGCTGAATGCGTCCCAGCGCACGTCGTCGACGAGCCCCAGTTCACGGCCGATCTCGGTCAGGCGCATATCGGCGTTGTCTTCCCGCAGGCTCAGGCGATACTCGGCGCGGCTCG is part of the Burkholderia pyrrocinia genome and harbors:
- the atpE gene encoding F0F1 ATP synthase subunit C; this translates as MQAYIANIQGLTAIGIGIIIGLGAIGACIGIALMGGKYIEACARQPELINPLQTKMFLLAGLIDAAFLIGVGVAMLFAFANPLLSKLVAG
- the atpB gene encoding F0F1 ATP synthase subunit A, which translates into the protein MAASEGTRGPDPSEYIAHHLQNFSTSHQTSIFDIHVWNLDTLFWSIVCGIVTILVLRLAARKATSGVPGRFQCAIEMLVEMVEDQSKAIVHGNRTFIAPLALTVFVWVALMNSLDFLPVDLPGRVIGLLGLSDMISHHRIVPTADLNGTLGIALGVFVLMIYYSIKIKGAGGFVHELLSAPFGAHPLLWIPNLALNIVEYLAKTVSLGMRLFGNMYAGELLFLLIALLGSMWSFGGDATFLGFVGHVIAGSVWAIFHILIVLLQAFIFMMLTLVYLGQAHDKH
- a CDS encoding ATP synthase subunit I; translation: MAGQAPDDRHDDQRTQRTASAAGERREFDDDWDVEQQDNNIVPLTRAEAERLFGPDVSKPSRVTPYKVVFAQVALSLVATLAWWLFSKSPGAAAQSAFLGGAIGWVPSALFVARLKAGGSATVMSWVMGEALKLGLTIGMFAAVAFGWAGVHWVPFLLTYLVVLKTYWIALAWR
- a CDS encoding SLC13 family permease, coding for MIEETGAPAPRRWLGWLAQEPVLSVLALGLIVLLWVRPQPFSVLAGRVDWQTVATLAGLLMLTKALELSGCLMWLAHRIVHHVHSERGLAMLLVVFAAALSMWLTNDVALFVVVPLMVSLRALTPLPFRRLVIVVALAVNAGSVATPLGNPQNLFLWQLSGVSFGRFVVTLGPLALALMALLLALTACAFRAKPLDLSGDVVAFPVQRMHALIAAVLFAAFVLLADAHHPLPGLVAVSIVLFVVKRDAVLKIDWLLLLIFVLMFVVLRSAAALPVVHDAIARAHLDSPLRVFSAGAVLSQGISNVPAAILLSEFTHDWRALAFGVSVGGFGFAIGSLANLIAVRLAKEPRMWLPFHLVSIPFALVSAALGAWLLVHG
- a CDS encoding ParB/RepB/Spo0J family partition protein, translated to MSAVPKKKGLGRGLEALLGGSADITEAVKIEGAPNTLALGKLQAGKYQPRTRMDEGSLQELAASIRAQGVMQPILVRPISSDKYEIIAGERRFRAARLAGLDEVPVLVKDVSDQAAAAMALIENIQREDLNPLEEAHGIQRLLDEFGFTHEQAAESVGRSRSAVSNLLRLLNLASPVQTMLLAGDLDMGHARALLAVDAATQITLAHQVVNKRMSVRETEKLVAHTTKEAPAVKARAKDDGGRDTRRLEEELSDLLASTVKIKLGRRGRGQVMIDFGNLDALEGILVRLRGNVATEE
- a CDS encoding ParA family protein; protein product: MAKIFCVANQKGGVGKTTTSVNLAASLAAQEQRVLLIDLDPQGNATMGSGIDKAACEATVYEVLVDGVSVTDARVRPEGVTYDVLPANRELSGAEIELISIDNRERRLKAALEHVADDYDFVLIDCPPTLSLLTLNGLCAAHGVVIPMQCEYFALEGLSDLVNTIKQVHANMNRDLKIIGLLRVMFDPRITLQQQVSDQLKAHFGDKVFDVVIPRNVRLAEAPSYGLPGVVFDRSSRGAQAYLQFGAEMIERVRAFEVS
- the rsmG gene encoding 16S rRNA (guanine(527)-N(7))-methyltransferase RsmG; its protein translation is MTARRAPAVNRDVLERMLVDGTMALDLALTDAQRNQLLDYVALLGKWNAVYNLTAIRDPKQMLIQHILDSLSIVPHLRGRASARVLDVGSGGGLPGIVLAIVEPDWHVTLNDIVQKKSAFQTQMRAELKLANLSVVTGRVESLQPGVEVPEKFDMIVSRAFADLSDFVKLARHLVAPGGSIWAMKGVHPDDEIARLPEGSRVKQTMRLAVPMLDAERHLIEVAVDEAN